In Drosophila simulans strain w501 chromosome 3R, Prin_Dsim_3.1, whole genome shotgun sequence, a single window of DNA contains:
- the LOC6728459 gene encoding sphingomyelin phosphodiesterase 4, producing MSQTMPPENLSSRLLTVLSLPLFERVHELSILFDRCSLRQVHEIFPHVVHSIFGIDGNPLGWGLRTTTLENNPLQFQTLNQFFGVCGPWMRVCHRLLVDQYKFELDINLLPAKFVSLLQNGQNPSFYAELINVETMMQQVSTLSLNAFDFYVIHFVLHALQPLHSINPIAMQIHNVRSKTVYLKLVAEYLNNFLPLVPDARIEPVHFSSGVKAPQPLPAQALQPQRQPRYIKISSSYRNGGNVSVGGGSPSASVGGNMSPQSNSPNASSQRAYAWRSESVLHFFVDIWLRYDIESEHHLPSSDFVRGVRTLVKQVHFFANGAQLDHSSLCALRKVSLSMVKVRIYAFIVGLIDRWPLDSSLMVVLELWLSYIQPWRYTIAALNNKAPSLSYRPPISSCFDGFIIDNLIMYTHVFTQLMPHFGRLDYTVYRNAFMLYRLATIFSQHDLVDKLQRFEQIHAGNAFGFDSPQRQVNIMNKSVSPGTQWNQSVNTSSVKLFSFTMQTQMETFLLVISMARNSVLRDIAKLRNEIAEKQRSEGFLKNFYKKMFGECTQEEVTLREFSRIPEVLRQCIDAFCRTFNVDQANLSMHETLPEEPSIPSAPAVQNFSFFDASDTLDTSKLNPHQMSLNASNLHAAVDPATLPIQTNEVRALVRILHFVSEKINKKYGSQLQGFYVRDDYFGKVSRQLLYAPMTEQWFDKSSGHVEICENLVPPRVCLRPLGSISALTTIGCSMILGQLVWGSPLLGIFILATVLLVYIMLQALFS from the exons ATGTCGCAGACCATGCCGCCAGAAAACCTAAGC AGCCGCCTGTTGACGGTGCTCAGTTTGCCGCTTTTCGAGCGCGTGCACGAGCTGAGCATCCTGTTCGATCGGTGCTCCCTGCGCCAAGTGCATGAGATCTTCCCCCACGTTGTGCACTCCATATTCGGGATCGATGGCAATCCGTTGGGCTGGGGCCTGCGGACCACGACGCTTGAAAACAATCCGCTGCAATTCCAAACGCTGAACCAGTTCTTCGGCGTCTGTGGTCCCTGGATGCGTGTTTGCCACCGCCTGCTCGTCGACCAGTACAAATTCGAACTAGACATCAATCTGCTGCCG GCGAAATTCGTTAGCCTGCTGCAGAATGGTCAGAATCCTAGTTTCTATGCGGAACTCATCAATGTGGAGACGATGATGCAACAGGTTTCCACGCTCTCGCTCAACGCCTTCGACTTCTACGTGATTCACTTTGTGCTACACGCCCTGCAGCCACTACACTCTATCAATCCCATAGCCATGCAAATCCACAATGTGCGCAGCAAAACGGTCTACTTGAAACTGGTGGCCGAGTACCTTAACAACTTCCTGCCGCTGGTTCCCGATGCACGCATAGAACCGGTGCACTTTAGCAGCGGGGTTAAGGCGCCACAGCCATTGCCAGCCCAGGCATTACAGCCCCAAAGACAACCGCGCTACATTAAGATCTCCAGCTCCTATCGCAATGGCGGAAACGTGTCTGTCGGAGGTGGCAGTCCCAGTGCAAGCGTTGGCGGGAACATGTCACCACAGTCCAACAGCCCAAATGCCAGCTCCCAAAGGGCCTACGCCTGGCGATCTGAAAGTGTTCTCCACTTTTTCGTAGACATCTGGCTGCGCTACGACATCGAGTCGGAGCATCATTTGCCCAGCAGCGATTTTGTGCGCGGCGTACGCACCTTGGTCAAGCAGGTGCACTTCTTTGCAAATGGCGCTCAGCTCGACCACAGTTCGCTGTGCGCGCTGCGTAAGGTATCGTTGAGTATGGTTAAAGTAAGGATCTACGCCTTTATAGTTGGTTTGATCGATCGTTGGCCTCTGGACAGCTCGTTGATGGTGGTGCTGGAGCTTTGGCTCAGTTACATTCAGCCATGGAGATACACTATAGCGGCGCTGAACAATAAAGC ACCTAGTCTTTCCTACAGGCCGCCAATTTCTTCCTGCTTCGATGGCTTCATTATCGACAACCTTATTATGTATACTCACGTATTTACGCAGCTAATGCCACACTTCGGTCGGTTGGACTACACTGTGTATCGGAACGCATTTATGCTGTACCGTCTGGCCACAATCTTCTCTCAACATGATTTAGTAGATAAACTACAGCGTTTTGAGCAAATCCATGCAGGCAAtgcttttggctttgactCGCCACAGCGCCAAGTCAACATAATGAA CAAATCCGTCTCTCCAGGCACTCAATGGAATCAATCGGTGAACACAAGCTCCGTCAAACTGTTTAGTTTTACCATGCAAACGCAAATGGAAACCTTCTTGTTGGTGATCAGTATGGCCCGAAACTCGGTGCTCAGAGACATCGCCAAGCTTCGAAACGAAATTGCGGAGAAACAGCGCTCTGAAGGATTTCTTAAGAACTTTTATAAGAAGATGTTTGGGGAGTGCACCCAGGAAGAAGTGACCCTGCGCGAGTTCAGTCGCATTCCGGAGGTTTTGCGTCAATGCATCGACGCATTCTGTCGAACGTTTAAT GTTGATCAAGCGAATCTATCTATGCATGAAACTCTGCCAGAGGAACCATCTATACCTTCTGCGCCTGCTGTGCAAAATTTCAGCTTTTTCGACGCCAGCGACACTTTGGACACCTCAAAGCTGAACCCGCACCAAATGTCGCTCAATGCTTCTAACCTGCATGCCGCTGTTGATCCCGCGACGCTGCCCATCCAGACCAATGAAGTTAGAGCGTTGGTAAGAATTCTGCACTTCGTTTCGGAAAAGATTAACAAAAAG TATGGTAGTCAACTACAAGGATTCTACGTCCGCGACGATTACTTCGGAAAAGTGTCCCGGCAACTGTTGTACGCTCCGATGACGGAACAGTGGTTTGACAAAAGCTCCGGCCACGTTGAAATATGCGAAAATCTGGTTCCTCCGCGAGTTTGTCTACGACCATTGGGCTCTATATCCGCTCTCACAACGATCGGTTGCTCGATGATCCTTGGACAACTGGTGTGGGGTTCCCCACTCCTGGGAATATTTATTCTGGCGACTGTGCTATTAGTCTATATCATGCTCCAGGCATTGTTTTCCTAG